The Pseudanabaena yagii GIHE-NHR1 genome segment CTCTCAAAGACCAAAAGTAAAAGCCTTGCATAGCAAGGCTTTTACTTTTGGTCTTATAAAATTTGCAAGTTTACCTCGAAGTGATGCTAATTCTCAAAGGGCGCAATGCGCCCTTTGAGAATTAGTTCTGTTAATTACGTTGTTCGAGAAGTTCTGTAAAAGCTTGTTCAAAATCTACATTCGTAATCCGTAAATTTTCGACTAGATTGGAAGCATCACACTGATGACGACGAATCGCAAAAATCGCAGCACGGTTACTTAAGAAGGCAAGATCAGCTCCATTCCAATTTTCTGTGCGTTCTGCCCAGATTCCTAAATCTAAATGAGCGTCAAGGGGGCGATCGCGATTATGCACTTCCAAAATCGACCGACGACTATCGGTGTCAGGTAAATCCACCATCATATGCAGTTCAATGCGCCCCGATCGCAGTAATGCAGGATCAATGAAATCACGGCGATTAGTTGCCCCTATTACGAGTAGTCCCTCTGCTGATTGCAAGCCATCGAGTTCTGTGAGTAATTGACCGATGACACGATCGCTCACACCACTATCGCCTTGATAGCTACCTCGCGCAGGGGCAAGGGTATCGATCTCATCAATAAAAATCACACAGGGAGAAGCCTGTCTTGCTTGCGCGAATAGTTGGCGGATCGATTGTTCGGATGCTCCCACCCATTTAGTGAGTAACTCAGAACCTGCAACGGAAATGAAGTTCGCTTGGGCTTGGGTAGCGATCGCCTTTGCGAGCAGCGTCTTGCCTGTGCCGGGAGGACCATAAAGCAGCACACCGCGTGGAGCCTTGGCACGAGTATGGGCATAGAGGGCAGGATCGACCAAGGCTCCCGCCACCGCTTCTTGGAGAGTCTGTTTCACCTTGGCGAGTCCACCAATCTCTGCCCATAGGACTTTAGGAACTTGAATCTGGAGCGATCGCAAGACGGCAGGTTGGACTTGCTTGAGTGCAACTTCAAAATCTTCGCGATTCACATCTAGATTCTCAGGAATATCCGCCACACTTGCGACCTGTCGCCGCAGTGCATTAGTCGCGGCAACTTGACATAGCCCCTTAATATCGGCTCCCACATAACCATAGGCGCGATCGGCAATATCATCTAAATCCACATCACTAGTCACAGGCATTGATCGCGTATGGATTTCTAGAATTTCGCGACGAGCTTTGCGATCGGGGATGGGGAATATAATCTCGCGATCAAAGCGCCCTGGACGACGTAAGGCAGGATCGATCGCATCGGGGCGATTAGTTGCGGCTAAGACGATCACTCCCTTAGTTTCCGCAAATCCATCCATTAAGCCGAGTAACTGTGCGACCAGTCTTTTTTCAACCTCTCCTTCCACATTAGACCGATTGGGAACGAGGGCATCAATTTCATCGATAAAGATCAAACAGGGAGCAGATTTCGATGCCTTCTCGAAAACCTGTCTCAAGCGAGTTTCGGCTTCACCATAGTATTTACTAATAATCTCAGGACCAACGATCGCAATGTAATTTACGCCCAAAACATTTGCTAGCGATCGCGCTGTGAGGGTTTTACCTGTACCGGGGGGGCCAACTAGTAGCACGCCTTTGGGTGGTTCTAGTCCTAACTTAGCGAGTACATCAGGGCGCTTGAGAGGAATTTCTACTAAATCTCGTAACTGCGCTAAGGTATCACCTAAGCCGCCCACTAATTCAGCGATCGCTTGGGGCTTATTTTTGGTAGCAATATCTTGAGGTGGTTCAGGTTTGACGACATCAGGAGATGTGACTTCGCGCTCGCCTCCTGATACAGTGGTTACACGCGATCGGGGAATATTACCGCGTCGGGGAATGCTGGATAGGGGGCGCGAGGTGACATTGACCTCAGTATGAATTTCGCCTGCTTTTTGCTTTTCATCTAACTTTTGCGCCAGATCGATGAGTTGATCAAGATTGAGCAACTGTTTGACATCATCCACTAGAGATTCCAAGCCTTCGACTTTAAAGGCAAATTTGTCCTTAAAACTATCTTTGTCATTACTCATCGAGGCTGGTTCCTATTGCTAATCTTCTGGGCGGCGATTACATTCTATGTTATAGCGCTTTTCAATCAGAGGTAGCTTTTCTCGCCTAAGTCGGAAAAGCTAGGGACTTGCCATTAATTAAAGTACCTGTGGCTGCGACTCCGCTCAGCCAACGTTAGCTGAGCGAAGTCGAAGCTAGATAACTTTGGTGGGACATTTTTTATCCGCAAGTCCCCTACCCCTGATCTAGATTCTAACTTTGATGTAGAGGCGATCGCATCAGCATAAAGTAGAAACAGCTTGCAGCTTCGCTCAACCAACAAGAACTAAGGATTTATTGTGGTAAGTATGGGCGGCGCAAAGCGCCGCCCATACTTACCTACCTAGTGAAACATTTATGACTAATAATTCAGATACGGCTCTTTGTAATGTTTTTGTCTACGGAACTCTCAAGCCCCATGAGTCTAACTATGCAGCATATTGTGCAGGTAAAGCGATCGCACAGCAACAGGCGATCGCCTATGGAGAATTATTTGCCCTGCCGATGGGATATCCTGCGATGATTAGTGGTCATTCTCCTGTTAAGGGCTATTTACTCTCATTCCCTGATACCAGTATTTTGGAATCTCTGGATGAGTTAGAAGATTATCAAAGTACGCGCCCTGATTCTGAAAATTTATATAATCGATATGAGATAGAAGTTTTTGATTTGGAGAGAAATTCTCTAGGTTTAGCATGGGCTTACTTTATGACATTAGAGAAAGTCATTACATTTGGTGGTATTGCTCAACTTGATGGATATTGGAGTGGGATATATAGTTGCTTTAAATAACTTGTAGAGGGGCTTCGACTTCGCTCAGCCATCGGTGTAAGCTAGCTGAGCGAAGTTGAAGCTGTAGTTTTTATTTGAATTATCT includes the following:
- a CDS encoding AAA family ATPase — protein: MSNDKDSFKDKFAFKVEGLESLVDDVKQLLNLDQLIDLAQKLDEKQKAGEIHTEVNVTSRPLSSIPRRGNIPRSRVTTVSGGEREVTSPDVVKPEPPQDIATKNKPQAIAELVGGLGDTLAQLRDLVEIPLKRPDVLAKLGLEPPKGVLLVGPPGTGKTLTARSLANVLGVNYIAIVGPEIISKYYGEAETRLRQVFEKASKSAPCLIFIDEIDALVPNRSNVEGEVEKRLVAQLLGLMDGFAETKGVIVLAATNRPDAIDPALRRPGRFDREIIFPIPDRKARREILEIHTRSMPVTSDVDLDDIADRAYGYVGADIKGLCQVAATNALRRQVASVADIPENLDVNREDFEVALKQVQPAVLRSLQIQVPKVLWAEIGGLAKVKQTLQEAVAGALVDPALYAHTRAKAPRGVLLYGPPGTGKTLLAKAIATQAQANFISVAGSELLTKWVGASEQSIRQLFAQARQASPCVIFIDEIDTLAPARGSYQGDSGVSDRVIGQLLTELDGLQSAEGLLVIGATNRRDFIDPALLRSGRIELHMMVDLPDTDSRRSILEVHNRDRPLDAHLDLGIWAERTENWNGADLAFLSNRAAIFAIRRHQCDASNLVENLRITNVDFEQAFTELLEQRN
- a CDS encoding gamma-glutamylcyclotransferase family protein — translated: MTNNSDTALCNVFVYGTLKPHESNYAAYCAGKAIAQQQAIAYGELFALPMGYPAMISGHSPVKGYLLSFPDTSILESLDELEDYQSTRPDSENLYNRYEIEVFDLERNSLGLAWAYFMTLEKVITFGGIAQLDGYWSGIYSCFK